The Oncorhynchus tshawytscha isolate Ot180627B linkage group LG08, Otsh_v2.0, whole genome shotgun sequence genome window below encodes:
- the LOC112247746 gene encoding LOW QUALITY PROTEIN: sterol-4-alpha-carboxylate 3-dehydrogenase, decarboxylating (The sequence of the model RefSeq protein was modified relative to this genomic sequence to represent the inferred CDS: deleted 1 base in 1 codon) translates to MATRIRPSSKRCAVIGGSGFLGRHLVEKLLGKGYTVSVFDIRQSYELPGVTFHQGDLCDKQALLTALQGVSLVFHCASPAPASDDKALFQRVNIQGTQTVLQACTEAGVQKVVLTSSASVVFEGTDIKDGREDLPYAKKPIDYYTETKIEQEKLVLKACDTGEGSTHRDLTVAIRPHGIFGPRRTGEGEDPQLVPILVDTARRGKMKFIIGDGSNLVDFTFVDNVVHGHILAAESLRPESPICGKAYHITNDEPVRFWDFMSDILVGLGYAAPRYHLPYTLVYGLSLLLWLLSLLLRPLVSFKPTFTPMRVALAGTHHFYSCSRAKQDMGYKPVVGLKDGIRRTVESYPHLRHGA, encoded by the exons ATGGCCACACGCATACGACCT AGCAGTAAGCGGTGTGCAGTGATAGGAGGCTCTGGGTTCCTGGGTAGACACCTGGTAGAGAAGCTGTTGGGTAAGGGCTATACTGTGTCGGTGTTTGACATCAGGCAGAGCTACGAACTACCTGGTGTCACCTTCCACCAGGGAGACCTCTGTGACAAACAG GCTCTCCTAACAGCCCTCCAAGGCGTCTCCCTGGTGTTCCACTGTGCCTCTCCAGCCCCAGCCAGTGATGACAAGGCTCTGTTCCAGAGAGTCAACATCCAGGGGACACAGACTGTCCTACAGGCCTGCACTGAGGCTGGAGTACAG AAAGTGGTACTGACCAGCAGTGCCAGTGTGGTGTTTGAAGGAACAGACATCAAGGATGGGAGAGAAGACCTTCCCTACGCCAAGAAGCCCATCGACTACTacacagagaccaagatagaacaggagaag CTGGTTCTGAAGGCCTGTGACACAGGAGAAGGGTCTACACACAGAGACCTGACAGTGGCCATCCGACCTCACGGTATCTTCGgaccaaga agaacaggagaaggtgaggacccCCAGCTGGTGCCCATCCTGGTCGACACGGCACGCAGGGGCAAGATGAAGTTCATCATCGG tGATGGTTCTAACCTGGTGGATTTCACTTTTGTGGACAATGTGGTTCATGGACACATCCTGGCAGCTGAGAGTCTAAGGCCAGAGTCTCCTATCTGTGGCAAG GCGTACCACATCACTAATGACGAGCCTGTCCGGTTCTGGGACTTCATGTCAGATATTCTAGTAGGTCTGGGCTACGCTGCTCCGCGCTACCACCTACCCTACACACTAGTCTACGggctgtctctgctgctgtggcTGCTGTCTCTGTTACTACGCCCCCTAGTGTCCTTCAAGCCCACCTTCACCCCCATGAGGGTGGCCCTGGCGGGTACACATCACTTCTACAGCTGCTCCAGAGCCAAGCAGGACATGGGGTACAAGCCTGTGGTCGGTCTAAAGGATGGGATCAGACGCACGGTGGAGAGCTATCCTCATCTACGACATGGAGCCTGA
- the LOC121846943 gene encoding uncharacterized protein LOC121846943 isoform X1: protein MSLSHRALVTSVAVARCTVYPPTLWCGWCPGGHYVQVGSVSGVQVGSVAGVQVGIMSRDSVAGVQVGIVSRGSVADVQVGIVSRGSVAGVQVGIVSRGSVAGVQVGIVSRGSVAGVQVGIVSRGSVAGVQVGIVSRGSVAGVQVGIVSRGSVAGVQVGIVSRGSVAGVQVGIVSRGSVAGVQVGIVSRGSVAGVQVGIVSRGSVAGVQVGIVSRGSVAGVQVGIVSRGSVVGLCFGGPTALDLRLS from the exons atgtccttgtcccatcgcgcactagtgacttcTGTggcggttgccaggtgtacggtgtatCCCCCGACACTTTGGTGTGGCTGGTGTCCAGGTGGGCATTATGTCCAGGTGGGCAGTGTGTCTGGTGTCCAGGTGGGCAGTGTGGCTGGTGTCCAGGTGGGCATTATGTCAAGAGACAGTGTGGCTGGTGTCCAGGTGGGCATTGTGTCTAGAGGCAGTGTGGCTGATGTCcaggtgggcattgtgtcaagaggcAGTGTGGCTGGTGTCcaggtgggcattgtgtcaagag GCAGTGTGGCTGGTGTCCAGGTGGGCATTGTGTCTAGAGGCAGTGTGGCTGGTGTCcaggtgggcattgtgtcaagaggcAGTGTGGCTGGTGTCcaggtgggcattgtgtcaagaggcAGTGTGGCTGGTGTCCAGGTGGGCATTGTGTCTAGAGGCAGTGTGGCTGGTGTCcaggtgggcattgtgtcaagaggcAGTGTGGCTGGTGTCcaggtgggcattgtgtcaagaggcAGTGTGGCTGGTGTCCAGGTGGGCATTGTGTCTAGAGGCAGTGTGGCTGGTGTCcaggtgggcattgtgtcaagaggcAGTGTGGCTGGTGTCCAGGTGGGCATTGTGTCTAGAGGCAGTGTGGCTGGTGTCCAGGTGGGCATTGTGTCTAGAGGCAgtgtggttgggttgtgttttggaggacccactgctctcgaccttcgcctctcctga
- the LOC121846943 gene encoding uncharacterized protein LOC121846943 isoform X2, which produces MSLSHRALVTSVAVARCTVYPPTLWCGWCPGGHYVQVGSVSGVQVGSVAGVQVGIMSRDSVAGVQVGIVSRGSVADVQVGIVSRGSVAGVQVGIVSRGSVADVQVGIVSRGSVAGVQVGIVSRGSVAGVQVGIVSRGSVAGVQVGIVSRGSVAGVQVGIVSRGSVAGVQVGIVSRGSVAGVQVGIVSRGSVAGVQVGIVSRGSVAGVQVGIVSRGSVAGVQVGIVSRGSVVGLCFGGPTALDLRLS; this is translated from the exons atgtccttgtcccatcgcgcactagtgacttcTGTggcggttgccaggtgtacggtgtatCCCCCGACACTTTGGTGTGGCTGGTGTCCAGGTGGGCATTATGTCCAGGTGGGCAGTGTGTCTGGTGTCCAGGTGGGCAGTGTGGCTGGTGTCCAGGTGGGCATTATGTCAAGAGACAGTGTGGCTGGTGTCCAGGTGGGCATTGTGTCTAGAGGCAGTGTGGCTGATGTCcaggtgggcattgtgtcaagaggcAGTGTGGCTGGTGTCcaggtgggcattgtgtcaagaggcAGTGTGGCTGATGTCcaggtgggcattgtgtcaagag GCAGTGTGGCTGGTGTCcaggtgggcattgtgtcaagaggcAGTGTGGCTGGTGTCcaggtgggcattgtgtcaagaggcAGTGTGGCTGGTGTCCAGGTGGGCATTGTGTCTAGAGGCAGTGTGGCTGGTGTCcaggtgggcattgtgtcaagaggcAGTGTGGCTGGTGTCcaggtgggcattgtgtcaagaggcAGTGTGGCTGGTGTCCAGGTGGGCATTGTGTCTAGAGGCAGTGTGGCTGGTGTCcaggtgggcattgtgtcaagaggcAGTGTGGCTGGTGTCCAGGTGGGCATTGTGTCTAGAGGCAGTGTGGCTGGTGTCCAGGTGGGCATTGTGTCTAGAGGCAgtgtggttgggttgtgttttggaggacccactgctctcgaccttcgcctctcctga